Proteins from a single region of Syngnathus typhle isolate RoL2023-S1 ecotype Sweden linkage group LG10, RoL_Styp_1.0, whole genome shotgun sequence:
- the ephb6 gene encoding ephrin type-B receptor 5 isoform X1 codes for MRSPSPARCQCHSVVEMWSVFLCLCLVLRPNSAEEVMLLDTTESTSELGWTTYPDTGWDEVSVLDDRGRLIRTFEVCNVNQNSRTKDNWLATPFLYRHAAPRVFVTLRFSVRDCASLRNPSPTCRETLTLYYKQADSQRELERTWAPEPSSGEKESREGWVKIDTIAADKSFSKVEPSSPHQYQPNRYSRINIKTRSFAPLTRNGFVLAVVDSGACVSLMGVSVFYRRCPATSLYLASYPATPSGAEATALVPVGGTCVPHSKAQGGNGPRMHCNAEGEWMVPVGVCVCDEGFEPNLNGSACLGCSVGYFKPASGSAACAVCPPNSRTSHEGSSVCECRSGFYRAAGDANSSACTTPPSAPVSLSWEYESGDGAGVSLRWRPPVDMGGRSEVWYGVVCRICPSPTVINPASCSWCGEGVTFSPVQTNLKQTSVTLNNLLTRVTYLIQVQAMNEVSALSPFPARYTSINFTTSQSVPSTVPMMHQLSRAPDSITLSWPQPDRPNGDILEYQLRYFDKASDVDSAVSVYSETNTLTVGSLIAGSIYAFQIRARNERGFGPYSNTVYFTTLPLEEHSHQVQNQLPLLVGSVMGGAAFLLVVAAIVVVVVFRSKRRASPYSDRLQRYISNRGGVKYYVDPSTYEDPSEAVKEFAREIESTHLKIEEVIGSAQFGEVSRGRYRPPGRRELLVAVKTLRLGASDREKGMFLSEAGVLGQFDHPNVLKLEGVITRVPSARIITEFMENGPLDSFLRENEDQFSVLQLVGMLRGVGAGMRYLSERNFVHRDLAARNVLVNSNLVCKVSDFGLSRLMRGMDHNMPTYTASLGSKIPVRWTALEAFQHRKFSSASDVWSFGILMWEVMSYGERPYWDMSNQEVMKAVAEQFRLPAPTGCPSALHSLMLQCWQAEREDRPSFESILSSMDRLIRHPVSLKTDITRSCSQPLLSPTPTDFSSVSTVSDWLRALRMERYQDEFARAHLDTLDRVSRLTVEDIQNLGVNLLGHQRKIFNAAQQLKAHLTQGQVEV; via the exons ATGCGCTCTCCCTCCCCAGCCCGCTGTCAGTGTCACTCTGTAGTGGAGATGTGGAGCGTCTTTCTGTGCCTCTGTCTCGTTCTCCGGCCCAATTCAGCTGAAGAAG TGATGCTGCTGGACACAACTGAGTCTACCTCCGAGCTGGGCTGGACCACTTACCCGGACACGGGG TGGGACGAAGTGAGCGTCCTGGACGACCGCGGGAGGCTCATCCGGACGTTTGAGGTTTGCAACGTCAACCAGAACTCGCGCACCAAAGACAACTGGTTGGCCACGCCTTTCTTGTATCGCCACGCCGCCCCGCGGGTCTTTGTCACCCTGCGCTTCTCGGTGCGGGACTGCGCCAGCCTGCGGAACCCGTCGCCCACCTGCCGAGAGACGCTCACCTTGTACTACAAGCAGGCCGACAGCCAGCGGGAACTGGAGAGGACTTGGGCGCCGGAG CCTTCCAGCGGCGAGAAGGAGAGCAGGGAGGGCTGGGTGAAGATTGATACCATCGCAGCAGACAAGAGTTTTTCCAAGGTGGAGCCCAGTTCACCACATCAGTACCAACCCAACCGCTACAGCCGCATCAACATCAAGACACGCAGCTTCGCCCCGCTCACACGCAACGG ATTCGTCCTGGCCGTTGTGGACAGCGGCGCCTGCGTTTCCCTCATGGGAGTGTCGGTCTTCTACCGCCGCTGTCCCGCCACCAGCCTGTACTTGGCGTCCTACCCGGCCACACCCTCCGGGGCCGAGGCCACGGCTCTGGTGCCCGTGGGCGGAACCTGTGTCCCCCACAGCAAGGCCCAAGGGGGCAACGGGCCTCGTATGCACTGCAATGCCGAGGGCGAGTGGATGGTGCCCGTGGGCGTCTGCGTCTGCGATGAGGGCTTTGAACCCAACCTTAACGGATCCGCCTGCTTGG GCTGCTCAGTGGGCTACTTCAAGCCGGCCTCGGGTTCCGCTGCCTGCGCGGTGTGCCCCCCCAACAGCAGAACAAGCCACGAGGGCTCCAGTGTGTGTGAATGTCGCAGCGGCTTCTACCGGGCGGCTGGCGACGCCAACTCGTCAGCCTGCACAA CTCCTCCCTCGGCTCCAGTGTCCTTGTCGTGGGAGTATGAGAGCGGCGACGGCGCCGGGGTATCTTTAAGGTGGCGCCCCCCGGTGGATATGGGAGGCCGCAGTGAAGTCTGGTATGGAGTGGTGTGTCGCATCTGCCCCTCGCCCACCGTCATCAACCCGGCGTCGTGCTCCTGGTGCGGAGAAGGTGTCACCTTCAGCCCCGTCCAGACCAACCTCAAGCAAACCAGCGTGACCCTCAACAACCTGCTCACCAGAGTCACCTACCTCATACAG GTGCAAGCCATGAATGAGGTATCGGCGCTGAGCCCGTTCCCGGCTCGTTACACAAGCATCAATTTTACCACGAGCCAGTCAG TTCCCAGTACAGTTCCCATGATGCACCAGCTGAGCCGGGCCCCGGACTCCATCACCCTGTCATGGCCGCAGCCTGACAGACCCAATGGCGACATTTTAGAGTACCAGCTCAGATACTTTGATAAG GCCTCGGATGTGGACAGCGCGGTCAGCGTGTACAGCGAGACCAACACTCTAACCGTCGGCTCGCTCATCGCAGGCTCCATCTACGCCTTCCAGATCCGAGCTCGCAACGAGCGCGGCTTCGGTCCTTACAGCAACACCGTCTACTTCACCACACTGCCTCTTG AAGAACATTCAcatcaggttcaaaatcagcttCCTCTGCTAGTGGGCTCAGTGATGGGAGGGGCAGCGTTTCTGCTGGTGGTGGCGgccattgtggtggtggtggtctttCGCAG TAAAAGGAGGGCGAGTCCATACAGCGATAGGCTCCAGAGGTACATCAGTAACAGAG GTGGTGTGAAATATTACGTGGACCCCTCCACTTACGAGGACCCCAGCGAGGCCGTCAAAGAATTCGCCCGAGAGATTGAGTCCACTCACCTGAAGATCGAGGAGGTGATTGGTTCTG CCCAGTTCGGGGAAGTGTCCAGAGGTCGCTACCGTCCACCGGGCCGCCGGGAGTTGCTGGTCGCCGTCAAAACCTTGCGCTTGGGGGCGTCCGACCGAGAGAAGGGCATGTTCCTGAGTGAGGCGGGGGTCTTGGGACAGTTTGACCACCCCAACGTGCTCAAGTTAGAGGGCGTGATTACCCGTGTTCCCTCTGCAAGGATAATCACAGAGTTCATGGAGAACGGACCCCTGGATTCCTTCCTCAGG GAGAACGAGGATCAATTCAGCGTCCTCCAGCTGGTGGGGATGCTCCGAGGTGTCGGCGCTGGGATGCGTTACCTGTCGGAGAGGAACTTTGTCCACAGGGACCTGGCGGCCAGAAACGTGCTGGTCAACTCCAACCTGGTGTGCAAAGTGTCCGACTTCGGCCTGTCCCGACTCATGAGGGGCATGGACCACAACATGCCGACGTACACGGCTTCGCTG GGGAGCAAGATCCCTGTGAGGTGGACAGCTCTGGAAGCCTTTCAGCATCGCAAGTTCAGCTCGGCCAGCGACGTCTGGAGCTTCGGCATCCTCATGTGGGAAGTCATGTCGTACGGAGAGCGGCCCTACTGGGACATGAGCAATCAAGAA GTGATGAAGGCTGTAGCGGAGCAGTTCCGCCTCCCCGCCCCCACCGGCTGCCCCTCAGCTCTCCACTCGCTGATGCTTCAATGCTGGCAGGCCGAGCGAGAGGACAGGCCGAGCTTCGAGTCCATCCTGTCCTCCATGGACCGCCTCATTAGGCATCCCGTGTCCCTCAAGACGGACATAACGCG AAGCTGCTCGCAGCCACTGCTAAGCCCCACCCCCACAGACTTCTCATCAGTGTCCACAGTCAGCGATTGGCTACGGGCGCTGAGGATGGAGCGATATCAAGACGAGTTCGCTCGGGCGCATTTGGACACGTTGGACAGAGTCAGCCGCCTCACCGTGGA AGACATCCAGAACCTTGGCGTGAATCTGCTGGGTCACCAGAGGAAGATCTTCAACGCCGCCCAACAACTCAAGGCCCATCTGACTCAAGGCCAGGTGGAGGTTTGA
- the slc2a3b gene encoding solute carrier family 2, facilitated glucose transporter member 3, with translation MERMEDDKPKQKKVTLYLLYCVATAVIGSLQFGYNTGVINAPEQKLRRFFQNISLERFDEPFTPGVTTMVWSFAVAIFSVGGMFGSFSVGAMVNKFGRRKSMVLANVLAVLGGGLMGLSSLSRSFEMIIIGRLIIGVFCGMCTGLTPMYVGEIAPTALRGAFGTLNQLGVVIGILVAQIFGLEFLLGSDRLWPILLALTILPAILQSIMLPFCPESPRYLLIVLKQEEEARKALVRLRGRQDVSEDMDEMREEGMKMAMEKKATILELFRSHNYRQPIIIAIVLQLSQQLSGINAVFYYSTGIFATAGVTQPIYATIGAGVVNTVFTVVSLFLVEKAGRRTLHLIGLGGMAVSALVMTISLSLVKTTPSLSYLAIVAVFAFVASFEMGPGPIPWFIVAELFSQGPRPAAMAVSGFSNWTANFLVGLGFPKLEELCGPYVFIIFMVLLIIFFIFTFLRVPETKGRTFDDIAQAFAASAAKSSGSPVPEAAVVDLPGSKEPPPMSPTEKVPMVALPADKP, from the exons ATGGAGCGCATGGAAGATGACAAG CCCAAGCAGAAGAAAGTCACATTGTACCTGCTCTACTGCGTGGCCACTGCAGTCATCGGTTCGCTGCAGTTCGGTTACAACACCGGGGTCATCAATGCAccagagcag AAACTGCGCCGCTTCTTCCAAAACATTTCTCTGGAGCGCTTCGATGAGCCCTTCACTCCCGGAGTCACCACCATGGTGTGGAGTTTTGCCGTGGCCATCTTTAGTGTGGGGGGTATGTTTGGCTCCTTCAGTGTGGGGGCAATGGTCAACAAGTTTGGCAG GAGGAAGTCCATGGTGCTGGCCAACGTTCTGGCTGTGCTGGGCGGGGGCCTCATGGGACTGTCCAGCCTGAGTCGCTCTTTCGAGATGATCATCATCGGACGCTTGATCATCGGTGTCTTCTGCGGGATGTGCACGGGACTGACGCCCATGTATGTGGGCGAGATCGCCCCCACCGCCCTCCGAGGGGCCTTTGGCACCCTGAACCAGCTGGGCGTGGTCATCGGCATCCTGGTGGCACAG ATCTTTGGATTGGAGTTTCTTCTGGGCTCTGACAGACTCTGGCCCATCCTCCTGGCCTTGACCATCCTGCCTGCCATCCTCCAGAGCATCATGCTGCCCTTCTGCCCCGAGAGCCCCCGCTACCTTCTCATCGTCCTCAAACAGGAAGAGGAAGCCCGGAAAG CGCTGGTGCGGTTGCGCGGTCGCCAGGACGTGAGCGAGGACATGGACGAGATGAGGGAGGAAGGGATGAAGATGGCCATGGAGAAAAAAGCCACCATCTTGGAGCTCTTCCGCTCGCACAACTACCGCCAGCCCATCATCATCGCCATCGTCCTGCAGCTCTCGCAGCAGTTGTCGGGCATCAACGCC GTCTTCTACTACTCGACGGGCATCTTTGCCACGGCTGGTGTAACGCAACCCATCTACGCCACCATTGGTGCCGGAGTAGTCAACACCGTGTTCACCGTCGTTTCC CTCTTCCTGGTGGAGAAGGCGGGCCGAAGGACCTTACACCTAATAGGGCTCGGCGGAATGGCCGTTTCTGCCCTGGTCATGACCATCTCCCTTTCGCTTGTG AAAACGACCCCGTCTCTGAGCTACTTGGCCATCGTGGCCGTGTTTGCCTTCGTGGCCAGTTTTGAGATGGGTCCCGGTCCCATCCCTTGGTTCATCGTGGCCGAGCTCTTCTCCCAGGGCCCTCGACCCGCCGCCATGGCCGTCTCTGGGTTCTCCAACTGGACCGCCAACTTCCTGGTGGGCCTCGGGTTCCCCAAACTGGAG GAACTCTGCGGGCCTTACGTGTTCATCATCTTCATGGTCTTGctcatcatcttcttcatcttcaCTTTCCTGCGAGTGCCCGAGACCAAAGGAAGGACCTTTGATGACATCGCTCAAGCGTTCGCCGCCAGCGCCGCCAAATCCTCCGGCTCCCCCGTGCCCGAAGCGGCGGTCGTGGATCTGCCCGGGAGCAAAGAACCTCCGCCCATGTCCCCTACGGAAAAGGTCCCCATGGTGGCACTTCCTGCCGACAAGCCCTAA
- the ephb6 gene encoding ephrin type-B receptor 5 isoform X2: MWSVFLCLCLVLRPNSAEEVMLLDTTESTSELGWTTYPDTGWDEVSVLDDRGRLIRTFEVCNVNQNSRTKDNWLATPFLYRHAAPRVFVTLRFSVRDCASLRNPSPTCRETLTLYYKQADSQRELERTWAPEPSSGEKESREGWVKIDTIAADKSFSKVEPSSPHQYQPNRYSRINIKTRSFAPLTRNGFVLAVVDSGACVSLMGVSVFYRRCPATSLYLASYPATPSGAEATALVPVGGTCVPHSKAQGGNGPRMHCNAEGEWMVPVGVCVCDEGFEPNLNGSACLGCSVGYFKPASGSAACAVCPPNSRTSHEGSSVCECRSGFYRAAGDANSSACTTPPSAPVSLSWEYESGDGAGVSLRWRPPVDMGGRSEVWYGVVCRICPSPTVINPASCSWCGEGVTFSPVQTNLKQTSVTLNNLLTRVTYLIQVQAMNEVSALSPFPARYTSINFTTSQSVPSTVPMMHQLSRAPDSITLSWPQPDRPNGDILEYQLRYFDKASDVDSAVSVYSETNTLTVGSLIAGSIYAFQIRARNERGFGPYSNTVYFTTLPLEEHSHQVQNQLPLLVGSVMGGAAFLLVVAAIVVVVVFRSKRRASPYSDRLQRYISNRGGVKYYVDPSTYEDPSEAVKEFAREIESTHLKIEEVIGSAQFGEVSRGRYRPPGRRELLVAVKTLRLGASDREKGMFLSEAGVLGQFDHPNVLKLEGVITRVPSARIITEFMENGPLDSFLRENEDQFSVLQLVGMLRGVGAGMRYLSERNFVHRDLAARNVLVNSNLVCKVSDFGLSRLMRGMDHNMPTYTASLGSKIPVRWTALEAFQHRKFSSASDVWSFGILMWEVMSYGERPYWDMSNQEVGTRELFSLQFYFYGR; the protein is encoded by the exons ATGTGGAGCGTCTTTCTGTGCCTCTGTCTCGTTCTCCGGCCCAATTCAGCTGAAGAAG TGATGCTGCTGGACACAACTGAGTCTACCTCCGAGCTGGGCTGGACCACTTACCCGGACACGGGG TGGGACGAAGTGAGCGTCCTGGACGACCGCGGGAGGCTCATCCGGACGTTTGAGGTTTGCAACGTCAACCAGAACTCGCGCACCAAAGACAACTGGTTGGCCACGCCTTTCTTGTATCGCCACGCCGCCCCGCGGGTCTTTGTCACCCTGCGCTTCTCGGTGCGGGACTGCGCCAGCCTGCGGAACCCGTCGCCCACCTGCCGAGAGACGCTCACCTTGTACTACAAGCAGGCCGACAGCCAGCGGGAACTGGAGAGGACTTGGGCGCCGGAG CCTTCCAGCGGCGAGAAGGAGAGCAGGGAGGGCTGGGTGAAGATTGATACCATCGCAGCAGACAAGAGTTTTTCCAAGGTGGAGCCCAGTTCACCACATCAGTACCAACCCAACCGCTACAGCCGCATCAACATCAAGACACGCAGCTTCGCCCCGCTCACACGCAACGG ATTCGTCCTGGCCGTTGTGGACAGCGGCGCCTGCGTTTCCCTCATGGGAGTGTCGGTCTTCTACCGCCGCTGTCCCGCCACCAGCCTGTACTTGGCGTCCTACCCGGCCACACCCTCCGGGGCCGAGGCCACGGCTCTGGTGCCCGTGGGCGGAACCTGTGTCCCCCACAGCAAGGCCCAAGGGGGCAACGGGCCTCGTATGCACTGCAATGCCGAGGGCGAGTGGATGGTGCCCGTGGGCGTCTGCGTCTGCGATGAGGGCTTTGAACCCAACCTTAACGGATCCGCCTGCTTGG GCTGCTCAGTGGGCTACTTCAAGCCGGCCTCGGGTTCCGCTGCCTGCGCGGTGTGCCCCCCCAACAGCAGAACAAGCCACGAGGGCTCCAGTGTGTGTGAATGTCGCAGCGGCTTCTACCGGGCGGCTGGCGACGCCAACTCGTCAGCCTGCACAA CTCCTCCCTCGGCTCCAGTGTCCTTGTCGTGGGAGTATGAGAGCGGCGACGGCGCCGGGGTATCTTTAAGGTGGCGCCCCCCGGTGGATATGGGAGGCCGCAGTGAAGTCTGGTATGGAGTGGTGTGTCGCATCTGCCCCTCGCCCACCGTCATCAACCCGGCGTCGTGCTCCTGGTGCGGAGAAGGTGTCACCTTCAGCCCCGTCCAGACCAACCTCAAGCAAACCAGCGTGACCCTCAACAACCTGCTCACCAGAGTCACCTACCTCATACAG GTGCAAGCCATGAATGAGGTATCGGCGCTGAGCCCGTTCCCGGCTCGTTACACAAGCATCAATTTTACCACGAGCCAGTCAG TTCCCAGTACAGTTCCCATGATGCACCAGCTGAGCCGGGCCCCGGACTCCATCACCCTGTCATGGCCGCAGCCTGACAGACCCAATGGCGACATTTTAGAGTACCAGCTCAGATACTTTGATAAG GCCTCGGATGTGGACAGCGCGGTCAGCGTGTACAGCGAGACCAACACTCTAACCGTCGGCTCGCTCATCGCAGGCTCCATCTACGCCTTCCAGATCCGAGCTCGCAACGAGCGCGGCTTCGGTCCTTACAGCAACACCGTCTACTTCACCACACTGCCTCTTG AAGAACATTCAcatcaggttcaaaatcagcttCCTCTGCTAGTGGGCTCAGTGATGGGAGGGGCAGCGTTTCTGCTGGTGGTGGCGgccattgtggtggtggtggtctttCGCAG TAAAAGGAGGGCGAGTCCATACAGCGATAGGCTCCAGAGGTACATCAGTAACAGAG GTGGTGTGAAATATTACGTGGACCCCTCCACTTACGAGGACCCCAGCGAGGCCGTCAAAGAATTCGCCCGAGAGATTGAGTCCACTCACCTGAAGATCGAGGAGGTGATTGGTTCTG CCCAGTTCGGGGAAGTGTCCAGAGGTCGCTACCGTCCACCGGGCCGCCGGGAGTTGCTGGTCGCCGTCAAAACCTTGCGCTTGGGGGCGTCCGACCGAGAGAAGGGCATGTTCCTGAGTGAGGCGGGGGTCTTGGGACAGTTTGACCACCCCAACGTGCTCAAGTTAGAGGGCGTGATTACCCGTGTTCCCTCTGCAAGGATAATCACAGAGTTCATGGAGAACGGACCCCTGGATTCCTTCCTCAGG GAGAACGAGGATCAATTCAGCGTCCTCCAGCTGGTGGGGATGCTCCGAGGTGTCGGCGCTGGGATGCGTTACCTGTCGGAGAGGAACTTTGTCCACAGGGACCTGGCGGCCAGAAACGTGCTGGTCAACTCCAACCTGGTGTGCAAAGTGTCCGACTTCGGCCTGTCCCGACTCATGAGGGGCATGGACCACAACATGCCGACGTACACGGCTTCGCTG GGGAGCAAGATCCCTGTGAGGTGGACAGCTCTGGAAGCCTTTCAGCATCGCAAGTTCAGCTCGGCCAGCGACGTCTGGAGCTTCGGCATCCTCATGTGGGAAGTCATGTCGTACGGAGAGCGGCCCTACTGGGACATGAGCAATCAAGAAGTGGGTACCAGGGAGCTTTTTAGTCTTCAATTTTACTTTTATGGAAGATGA